The proteins below come from a single Candidatus Poribacteria bacterium genomic window:
- a CDS encoding T9SS type A sorting domain-containing protein — translation EKTKLLQNYPNPFNPETWIPFQLKEASEVTIRIYDLHGNLIRTLHLGYLPAGLYLGRTEAAYWDGRNELGEKVASGIYIYQMQAGSKVFARKMVILK, via the coding sequence TTGAAAAGACGAAACTGCTGCAGAACTACCCGAACCCGTTCAACCCTGAGACGTGGATACCCTTCCAGCTCAAGGAAGCCTCTGAGGTAACGATCCGAATCTACGATCTGCACGGCAACCTTATCAGGACGCTACACCTCGGATATCTCCCTGCCGGGCTGTATCTGGGCCGCACCGAAGCCGCATACTGGGATGGCAGGAACGAGCTGGGCGAGAAAGTAGCAAGCGGAATCTACATCTACCAGATGCAAGCTGGAAGCAAGGTGTTCGCTAGGAAGATGGTCATTCT